In Chitinivibrionia bacterium, a single window of DNA contains:
- a CDS encoding DUF4760 domain-containing protein encodes MENFKDYTIIAGNIVICFTGIVATWKLWVMRKSFLADHERRKKQATVEFFHNIDNECDLLLNKIDEKFPDGRIINVCDVENDTTMLTTIIDYLTRMERLAVGVNTGIYDIAVFDRMAGEFTIKWFDRVYQIIIYRRKFRNASHAYMDFEDLVFKLREVRKKRFPRHDKDFAKMKYYV; translated from the coding sequence ATGGAAAACTTTAAAGATTATACTATCATTGCTGGCAATATAGTTATTTGTTTTACCGGTATTGTTGCTACATGGAAGTTGTGGGTAATGAGAAAGAGCTTTCTCGCTGACCACGAACGAAGAAAAAAACAAGCCACTGTAGAATTTTTTCACAACATCGACAATGAATGTGATTTGCTACTAAATAAAATAGACGAAAAGTTTCCAGATGGTAGAATAATTAATGTTTGCGATGTTGAAAATGATACTACTATGCTAACCACTATAATTGACTATTTAACTCGTATGGAAAGATTAGCCGTTGGTGTCAACACGGGTATTTATGATATTGCTGTCTTTGACAGGATGGCTGGAGAGTTTACAATAAAATGGTTTGATAGAGTTTATCAAATTATAATCTATCGTAGGAAGTTTCGTAATGCTTCTCATGCATATATGGATTTCGAAGATTTGGTTTTTAAATTAAGGGAAGTCCGAAAGAAAAGATTCCCAAGGCACGACAAGGATTTCGCAAAAATGAAATACTATGTCTGA
- a CDS encoding serine/threonine-protein phosphatase translates to MWAKENEEKYEIFELRKQIATNSQISEFISDIYNAKEFAYVFKSLITRLSRMAFSNKFLFLDLDCETAELKANFSYGFKQEERPYFTFNIFEIHDNEIISTIFEREVKIVSNGFESANELSLRLDMDNYVMIPLVYQADNDVNIDSDENDADENDTDDEAETEEFCDEKKILKDPYFPVSGIFVFGYDNLSDFDINENIPTTEQLIHIAGITMNNILVSNKLRQVNEKYKAELLRARAVQKKLLPENLPSDYFLQAFAFYKPVDEIGGDYYDLFLLDKGIYAIFIADVAGHGASAALIMAATKTALKAIASVNLEPAQTLKKMNDTLVNSVNAGRHLTAFYAIIDTNQSKITYANAGHCPTLVFNKISGEYQMFQSGGFYIGTFLELDPQNYEYNYQKDENRLILYTDGITDCQNRDGAMYGLVRLQSAVVKTLDKSPESASKSIAKELKYFKGCTETKDDQTLLIVDF, encoded by the coding sequence ATGTGGGCAAAAGAAAATGAAGAAAAATACGAAATCTTCGAACTTCGCAAACAAATAGCGACAAATTCGCAGATAAGTGAGTTTATTTCAGATATATACAATGCAAAAGAATTTGCTTACGTATTCAAATCTTTGATAACGCGCCTTTCTCGGATGGCTTTTTCCAATAAATTTTTGTTTTTGGATTTAGACTGTGAAACCGCCGAATTAAAAGCAAATTTTTCGTACGGATTTAAGCAAGAAGAGCGTCCGTATTTTACTTTTAATATATTTGAAATACACGACAACGAAATTATCTCAACTATTTTTGAAAGAGAAGTCAAAATTGTATCGAACGGATTTGAGTCAGCCAACGAGTTATCGCTTCGTTTGGATATGGATAATTACGTGATGATACCTCTTGTTTATCAAGCCGACAACGATGTTAATATTGACTCCGACGAAAATGACGCTGACGAAAATGATACAGACGATGAAGCAGAAACGGAAGAATTCTGCGACGAAAAGAAAATTCTCAAAGACCCTTATTTCCCCGTTTCGGGAATTTTTGTTTTCGGCTACGATAATTTGAGTGATTTTGACATAAACGAAAATATCCCGACCACCGAACAGCTTATACATATTGCGGGAATTACGATGAACAATATTCTGGTGTCGAACAAACTGCGTCAGGTAAACGAGAAATACAAAGCCGAACTTTTGCGGGCGCGAGCAGTCCAGAAAAAACTTCTTCCGGAAAATCTTCCGAGCGATTACTTTTTGCAGGCTTTCGCATTTTACAAACCCGTTGACGAAATAGGCGGCGACTACTACGATTTATTTTTGTTGGATAAGGGAATTTATGCGATATTTATAGCCGATGTTGCCGGACACGGAGCAAGCGCGGCGCTTATTATGGCGGCGACAAAAACTGCGCTGAAAGCCATTGCTTCAGTAAATCTGGAACCTGCGCAAACTCTTAAAAAAATGAACGACACATTGGTAAACAGCGTAAATGCAGGGAGACACTTGACGGCGTTTTATGCAATTATTGATACAAATCAGAGCAAAATCACATACGCCAACGCAGGACATTGCCCAACTTTGGTTTTTAACAAAATCAGCGGAGAATATCAAATGTTTCAAAGTGGCGGATTTTATATAGGAACATTTTTGGAACTTGACCCTCAAAATTACGAATATAATTACCAAAAAGATGAAAACCGACTTATCTTATACACCGACGGAATAACCGACTGTCAAAACAGAGACGGAGCGATGTACGGACTTGTTCGCTTACAATCCGCCGTTGTTAAAACATTAGACAAATCGCCTGAAAGTGCAAGCAAATCAATTGCAAAAGAACTGAAATATTTCAAAGGTTGCACTGAAACAAAAGACGACCAAACTCTACTCATAGTGGATTTCTGA
- a CDS encoding helix-turn-helix domain-containing protein, translating into MIKTDFFATGMPSALSISLLEFGTNLQTARKRRKLSLQQVADKLNIGVRSIADAEKGKPTTAVSTYFGLLWVYGMLDGIKDVANPLKDIEGMRLDAVRKKKPVKSEYDNDF; encoded by the coding sequence ATGATTAAAACAGATTTTTTTGCGACAGGAATGCCGTCTGCGTTGAGCATATCGTTGCTCGAATTTGGAACAAATTTGCAAACTGCTCGCAAAAGGCGTAAATTGTCTTTGCAACAAGTCGCCGACAAACTTAATATTGGCGTACGCTCAATTGCGGATGCAGAAAAGGGCAAGCCCACAACGGCTGTTTCAACGTATTTTGGCTTGCTTTGGGTTTACGGAATGTTAGACGGCATAAAAGATGTTGCCAATCCGCTGAAAGATATTGAAGGTATGCGCTTAGACGCAGTGCGTAAAAAGAAACCTGTAAAATCGGAGTATGATAATGACTTCTAA
- a CDS encoding PDDEXK nuclease domain-containing protein, producing the protein MSKLEKNKSVFLSDMRNIIQEARNSAVRGVEYTRLIMYWHLGERFFIEEQCQKDRADYGAHLTKNVAADLEEEFGSGFSVRQLELCRQFYRMYPIIDNVRPQLNWAQYRLLIRIDDEYKREYYELEASNNAWTGREMERQINSLLYERLLMSSDKEAVLAIARKERIPEKPSEIIKDPMCLEFLGLKHETKYYEEDIEVALITHLQDFLLELGNGFAFVARQKRILLEDDEFFADLVFYNRLLRCFVIIEIKTHKLTHADLGQLQMYVNYYDRFEKLPDESPTVGILLCTAKNELLAKVTLPENNTQILTSKYQLYIPTENKLVEEIEKLLNDTKK; encoded by the coding sequence ATGAGTAAATTAGAGAAAAATAAATCCGTTTTCTTGTCAGATATGCGGAATATTATACAAGAAGCGCGCAATAGTGCTGTTCGCGGCGTGGAATATACACGACTTATAATGTATTGGCATTTAGGCGAGCGTTTTTTTATTGAGGAGCAGTGCCAAAAAGACCGTGCGGACTATGGCGCACATCTTACAAAAAACGTTGCCGCAGATCTCGAAGAAGAATTTGGTAGCGGCTTTTCTGTTCGCCAATTGGAACTTTGCAGGCAGTTTTATCGCATGTATCCGATTATTGACAATGTGCGCCCGCAATTGAATTGGGCTCAATATCGACTGTTGATACGCATTGACGACGAATATAAGCGCGAATATTACGAACTTGAGGCGTCAAATAATGCTTGGACAGGGCGTGAAATGGAGCGTCAGATAAATTCGCTTTTATATGAACGCTTGCTGATGAGTAGCGACAAAGAAGCGGTGCTCGCTATTGCCCGCAAGGAGCGTATTCCTGAAAAACCGTCCGAAATCATAAAAGACCCGATGTGTTTGGAATTTCTCGGCTTGAAACATGAAACCAAATATTACGAAGAAGACATTGAGGTAGCGCTTATAACACATTTACAAGATTTTTTGCTTGAACTCGGCAACGGCTTTGCTTTTGTGGCTCGCCAAAAACGCATTTTACTTGAAGATGACGAGTTTTTCGCGGATTTGGTTTTTTACAACCGCTTACTTCGCTGTTTCGTAATCATAGAGATAAAAACCCATAAACTCACTCACGCAGATTTGGGACAATTGCAGATGTACGTCAATTATTATGATCGCTTTGAGAAACTTCCCGACGAAAGTCCCACCGTTGGAATATTGCTTTGCACGGCAAAGAATGAATTGTTGGCAAAAGTTACTCTTCCCGAAAACAATACGCAAATTTTGACGAGTAAATATCAACTTTACATCCCCACGGAAAATAAATTGGTTGAAGAAATTGAAAAACTGTTGAATGATACAAAGAAATAG
- a CDS encoding MBL fold metallo-hydrolase encodes MNVKISFHGAAKTVTGSQFLLQVEDKKILVECGLVQGKRKESYELNKNFRFPDGIKPADIDVVVITHAHIDHSGNLPTLVNQGFRGEIHATAPTVQLCKHLLADSAYLQSADLKIVNKIREKNKQALFAPLYTNEDVDETMKLFVPHKYEETITLFDNIKIKFRDAGHILGSAGVIFYLGEGEKPVRFGFSGDVGRPNIPLINDPDFLRELDFLVLETTYGNRNHSSEFSGAQDRLANAITDAIAKQSGTILIPAFSVGRMQLLVYILHKLRDRGLLRDIPIFVDSPLGLNATNVFRANLDILDRESHRVFIDHGVDPFEFDGLHYVKSAEESKNLSSKTVKVEPRIIISSAGMMEGGRILHHLANHVEDPRTTLLFVGYAAQYTLARYIMDGVKDIKIYGEPYKVKCKTQILDSFSAHADKAGLEEYLSFSSPHDIKKLFLVHGEKGAAEEFLELARDKGYKNSCVPELDEEYYFYLQKNEYSGKYEVMGRDIKKPKKDERK; translated from the coding sequence ATGAATGTAAAAATCAGTTTTCACGGCGCGGCAAAAACGGTTACGGGCTCGCAGTTTTTGTTGCAGGTCGAAGATAAAAAAATACTCGTGGAATGCGGACTTGTGCAGGGAAAACGAAAAGAATCGTACGAATTAAACAAAAATTTCAGATTTCCCGACGGCATAAAACCTGCCGACATTGACGTAGTCGTTATCACTCACGCCCACATTGACCACAGCGGAAACTTGCCCACGCTCGTAAATCAAGGGTTTCGCGGCGAAATACACGCGACGGCGCCCACTGTTCAGCTTTGCAAACACCTGCTTGCAGACTCGGCATATTTGCAGAGCGCCGACCTTAAAATCGTCAATAAAATCCGCGAAAAAAACAAGCAGGCGCTTTTTGCCCCGCTCTACACAAACGAAGACGTCGATGAAACAATGAAACTTTTTGTCCCTCACAAATACGAAGAAACCATAACCCTTTTTGACAACATAAAAATAAAATTTCGCGACGCAGGGCATATTCTGGGAAGCGCAGGCGTAATTTTTTACTTGGGCGAAGGCGAAAAACCCGTGCGCTTCGGCTTTTCGGGCGATGTCGGTCGTCCCAACATTCCGCTCATAAACGACCCCGATTTTTTACGCGAACTGGACTTTTTGGTGCTCGAAACAACCTACGGAAATCGCAATCACTCTTCGGAATTCAGCGGGGCGCAAGACAGACTTGCAAACGCAATAACCGACGCCATAGCAAAGCAAAGCGGAACTATTTTAATCCCTGCGTTTTCGGTCGGTCGAATGCAACTTTTGGTTTATATTTTGCATAAACTTCGCGACCGCGGACTTTTGCGCGACATCCCGATTTTTGTGGATTCGCCGCTTGGATTGAATGCAACAAACGTTTTCCGCGCCAACTTGGATATTTTAGACCGCGAATCGCACCGCGTATTTATTGACCACGGCGTTGACCCCTTTGAATTCGACGGTTTGCATTACGTTAAAAGTGCCGAGGAGTCGAAAAATCTCAGTAGCAAAACCGTAAAAGTAGAGCCGCGCATAATAATTTCGTCGGCGGGAATGATGGAGGGTGGCAGAATTTTGCATCACCTCGCAAATCACGTGGAAGACCCGAGAACAACGCTTTTGTTTGTCGGATACGCGGCGCAATACACGCTCGCCCGCTACATTATGGACGGCGTAAAAGACATAAAAATTTACGGCGAGCCATACAAAGTAAAATGCAAAACGCAGATTTTGGACTCGTTTTCCGCCCACGCCGACAAAGCGGGTTTAGAAGAATACCTCTCGTTTTCGTCGCCTCACGATATTAAAAAGTTGTTTTTAGTCCACGGAGAAAAAGGCGCCGCCGAAGAGTTTTTAGAACTCGCCCGTGATAAAGGCTACAAAAACTCCTGCGTTCCCGAATTGGACGAAGAATATTATTTTTATTTGCAGAAAAATGAGTATTCGGGGAAATACGAAGTTATGGGAAGAGATATTAAAAAGCCCAAAAAGGACGAGAGAAAGTAG
- a CDS encoding endonuclease/exonuclease/phosphatase family protein codes for MFFAFGAQTRQIVSTFILVFLLSVCAFAKTLTVATYNVHNLFDLNHDGTEYDIFVPGVWNLTSYRIKLQNISYVISRLNADIIALQEVESQQALDDLSATLRRMGFRYYGAFAKNPRQAIGLAILSRYPIADVLQYPVPNSRPILRADIAIDDDTLSVFSVHFPSKRSPESRRIQAANVLRRAIDTLVVNQNFEYIIMGDFNSDFDEFARALSQETDNTSGRTGINHVLRTVRSKVGEKPEFSIPPLNDGEHFNPWTEVSAANRWSYIFRGNRNTLDHILFPANMTDTIGWRFVHGSKTHFTDPKIIKDGKPYEWQHNRSTGVHYNSGFSDHLAVVAQITNQNISQNPAPRDLDGLNGWITNHGLARINFVQNTEQGFPVFELSTNGNIPSTATVAKLIAVADKNYAPLQMAIRGAGTISVRSRIKSGEEQVRWSNASPATKEITGQARYHEFRSQNWTNFPLLPNVSAGDTVEIEIRAQGGSSLNIQFCVENLSGWHRHSRRGRR; via the coding sequence ATGTTTTTTGCTTTCGGCGCACAAACAAGGCAAATTGTTTCGACGTTTATTTTGGTTTTTTTATTAAGTGTTTGCGCTTTCGCAAAAACGCTTACCGTAGCGACATACAACGTCCATAATCTCTTCGACTTAAACCACGACGGAACGGAATACGATATTTTTGTTCCGGGTGTTTGGAATTTGACGTCTTACAGAATAAAACTGCAAAATATATCGTATGTAATCTCGCGCTTAAACGCCGACATAATAGCCCTGCAAGAAGTAGAAAGCCAACAAGCCCTCGACGATTTAAGCGCTACCTTGCGAAGAATGGGCTTTCGATATTACGGCGCGTTTGCGAAAAATCCTCGACAAGCAATAGGTTTAGCGATTTTGTCGCGCTACCCGATAGCCGATGTTTTGCAATATCCCGTCCCGAATTCCCGCCCGATTTTACGCGCCGACATAGCGATTGACGACGACACATTGAGCGTCTTCAGCGTGCATTTTCCCTCAAAAAGGTCTCCCGAAAGCCGCCGAATACAAGCGGCAAACGTTTTGAGAAGAGCGATAGATACACTCGTCGTAAATCAGAATTTTGAATATATTATTATGGGCGATTTCAACAGCGATTTTGACGAATTTGCCCGCGCGCTTTCGCAAGAAACAGACAATACAAGCGGTCGCACAGGCATAAATCACGTTCTGCGAACAGTGCGAAGTAAAGTAGGAGAAAAACCCGAATTCAGCATTCCTCCTCTAAACGACGGCGAGCATTTTAACCCTTGGACGGAAGTTTCCGCCGCAAACCGTTGGTCATACATTTTCAGAGGAAACAGAAACACGCTCGACCACATTTTATTTCCTGCAAATATGACCGACACAATCGGCTGGCGCTTTGTTCACGGCTCAAAAACGCATTTTACCGACCCCAAAATTATCAAAGACGGTAAACCATACGAATGGCAACATAACAGAAGCACAGGCGTTCATTACAACAGCGGATTTTCCGACCATTTGGCGGTCGTTGCGCAAATTACAAATCAAAATATTTCGCAAAATCCCGCCCCCCGCGATTTGGACGGCTTAAACGGTTGGATAACAAATCACGGACTTGCTCGCATAAATTTCGTACAAAACACAGAGCAGGGTTTCCCCGTTTTTGAATTAAGCACAAACGGCAATATTCCAAGCACGGCAACCGTGGCAAAACTAATCGCAGTAGCCGACAAAAATTACGCCCCGCTTCAAATGGCAATAAGAGGCGCAGGAACAATTTCGGTAAGAAGCCGCATAAAATCAGGCGAAGAACAAGTCCGCTGGAGCAACGCTTCCCCCGCAACAAAAGAGATAACAGGACAAGCAAGATACCACGAATTCCGCTCGCAAAACTGGACGAATTTCCCGCTTTTACCAAACGTCTCGGCAGGCGACACCGTAGAAATAGAAATCCGCGCCCAAGGCGGAAGCTCGCTGAATATTCAATTTTGCGTGGAAAATTTGAGCGGCTGGCATCGACATTCGAGGAGGGGGAGACGGTGA
- a CDS encoding type II toxin-antitoxin system HipA family toxin, with the protein MTSKNNSCFVYITLPNETKPITAGKFIIENEAKGAVGRFFYGKNYLARPDAVAIDPVELKLTDQIYETEVMGG; encoded by the coding sequence ATGACTTCTAAAAATAATTCTTGTTTTGTGTATATCACGCTTCCAAACGAAACGAAACCCATCACAGCCGGAAAATTTATCATTGAAAACGAAGCAAAAGGGGCGGTCGGCAGGTTTTTTTACGGAAAAAACTACCTTGCCCGTCCTGACGCAGTTGCAATTGACCCTGTGGAGCTAAAACTTACCGACCAAATTTATGAAACAGAGGTAATGGGCGG
- the prfB gene encoding peptide chain release factor 2 (programmed frameshift), with amino-acid sequence MENISKEALKSANERIDLLGGIFDIDERLSETEKLEEQTSGANFWDDASAAQKVLKHIKALKDITAPWQDAKSDFDNLQEFFDMAISEKDDEMLAQISVSFADLEKKIDKLEFMRKLSGEDDKCDAILTIHSGAGGTESCDWADMLYRMYSRWIERKGFKSEVLEYSEGDEAGIKSATIEVKGEYVYGHIKAEIGVHRLVRISPFDSSARRHTSFVSVYAYPIFEDVDDYELDEKDIKTDTYRASGAGGQHVNKTDSAVRMTHIPTNIVVQCQNERSQIKNREACMKMLKARVRQYYKEEEERKRADKLEDKKKIEWGSQIRSYVLHPYNMVKDHRTDYETSNTSAVLDGDIDGFIEKYLLEFS; translated from the exons ATGGAAAATATATCGAAAGAAGCCTTGAAATCTGCTAACGAGCGCATTGACTTGTTA GGGGGTATCTTTGACATTGACGAACGTTTAAGCGAGACAGAAAAATTAGAAGAACAAACGAGCGGCGCAAATTTTTGGGATGACGCAAGCGCGGCGCAGAAAGTTTTGAAGCATATAAAAGCGTTGAAAGATATAACTGCTCCGTGGCAGGACGCAAAATCCGACTTCGACAACTTGCAAGAATTTTTTGATATGGCAATCAGCGAAAAAGACGACGAAATGCTTGCACAAATCAGCGTTAGTTTTGCCGACCTCGAAAAGAAAATTGACAAACTCGAATTTATGCGAAAACTTTCGGGCGAGGACGATAAGTGCGACGCCATACTCACCATTCACAGCGGCGCGGGCGGCACGGAGTCTTGCGATTGGGCGGATATGCTTTACAGAATGTACTCGCGTTGGATAGAGCGCAAAGGCTTCAAGTCGGAAGTTTTGGAATATAGCGAGGGCGACGAAGCGGGAATAAAAAGCGCAACAATAGAGGTAAAAGGCGAATATGTTTACGGACACATAAAAGCCGAAATCGGAGTGCATCGCCTTGTGCGAATATCTCCTTTTGATTCGAGCGCGCGCCGACATACTTCATTTGTCAGCGTTTATGCTTACCCGATTTTTGAAGATGTCGATGATTACGAACTTGACGAAAAAGACATAAAAACGGACACATACCGTGCAAGCGGCGCAGGAGGTCAGCACGTAAATAAAACGGACTCGGCAGTGCGGATGACCCACATTCCGACCAACATTGTGGTGCAGTGCCAAAACGAGCGCTCGCAAATAAAAAACAGAGAAGCGTGTATGAAAATGTTGAAAGCTCGCGTTCGACAATACTACAAAGAAGAAGAAGAAAGAAAGCGCGCCGACAAACTTGAAGACAAGAAAAAAATTGAGTGGGGAAGCCAAATCCGCAGTTATGTTTTGCACCCGTATAATATGGTGAAAGACCACAGGACAGATTACGAAACCTCAAACACATCGGCAGTGCTTGACGGCGACATTGACGGTTTTATAGAAAAATATTTGTTGGAATTTTCATAA